DNA sequence from the Streptomyces canus genome:
GCCCACACCTCCATGCCCGTCCCCTCGACGGTGTCGCCGGTGAGATGGGCGGTGACACCGTCCAGGGTGGCCTCGCGCACCAGCGAGGGCCCGTACACCAGTACCGTGCCGGTCGGGGTGTCCACCGGGAACAGCCTGAGCGCGGCCGCGTCGTCGGCGAGGACCACCAGCAGCGGGGTGTCGCTGCCGCCCGCCTCGATCCGCACCCGGGCCAGCCCGCCGACGCCCATCGGCGCGGTGATCCTGAGGACACCGAGGTCGTAGTTCCACGCGGGTTCCGCGTCGCCCCGGGTGACCAGCGGCTCCTCCGGGCACTCCAGCAGGACCTGCGCCATCTCGCCGTGCGGGGCCGTGAACACGGCGACGTCCATCCGCCCGACCTTCAGGTACATCATGGGCTGCGCGGTGGCGTACTTGAGGGTGCGCCCGCCCAACTGCAGGTTGGCGGTGAGCAGTCGGGCGTCATGGGCGGCGACGGTGAACGCCACGTCGATCCCGGCGGCCGGGACGGTCGTGGTGATCGGCGCGTCGGTGTCGTTGCGCACGACGTACACCTGGGAGCCGGTGTCCGGGTTGGTCAGGTGGTACACCTTCAGCCGCTCGTCCTCGGCCCGCACCGCGTCCGCCCGATCCAGCTTGGCGAAGTCCGGCACGGTCCCCAGGAGATGGCCGAGCTGGTGGACCGGGGCGAGCTTCGGTGTCTGGCGGCGCGCCTCGTCGATCGCCGCCCCGTAGTCGTACGACGTGTAGACCTGCGGCGCGGGCAGCCAGCCCCACGAGGTGCCGCCGAAGGTCATGTAGACGTTGTGCACGGTGATGCCGTTGGCGAGGTTGGTGAGCTGGAAACGCCGCTCGTAGGCCGCGTCCCGGGTGTACCGCGCCTCTGCGTACCCCTTGCCGTCGAAGGTGGCCCCACCCCACGGGTCGAACCAGCCGCCGCCGAACTCCGGGATGAACCCGGGTGTCCTGGGGCTGGCCGTCGCCCCGCCCTTGAGGCCGCCCTCCCCGAAGTCCCCCCAGTCCGGCGGCGCCTGGGCCGGGTCGGGATACCCGTCGAAGCCGTACAGCCAACCACGCTCCTCGCCCCCGGTGTTGAAGGAACCGGGGGCCCAGTAGCCGTTCCTGCCCTTGTCGTTGTGGAACAGCGGAACGTCGATCCCGTCGGCGCGCACCTTCTTGTACAGGTGGGACATGTAGTCGCGGCCGAGGCTCTCGTCGACGAAGGCGTCGTACTCGTTCTCGATCTGGTAGAGCAGGACCGTGCCCCTGCCCTTGGTGAACAGGTGCCGGGCGGCGATGGCGTTGACCTCGGTCAGCCACTCGTCGACGTAGGACAGATACGTCGGGTCGGAGGTGCGGGCCCGGCCGGCGGTCGCCGCGAGCCAGCCCGGGAAGCCGCCGCCGTCGACCTCGGCGTTGATGTACGGGCCGGGGCGCAGGATCACGTACAGGCCGGTCTCGGTGGCCGTGCGCAGGAACAGATCGAGGTCGCGGACACCGGTGAAGTCGTACTGGCCGGGGCCGGGGGAGTGGTAGTTCCAGGCCACGTACGCACTCACCGCGTTGAAGCCGTGGGCGCGCATCTTCTGCAGGACGTCCCGCCACAGCGACGGACTCGGCAGCCGGAAGGGGTGCATCTCGCCCGACCGCAGCACCAGACGCCGGCCGTCGACCAGCAGCGAGTACTTGTCGTAGCCGACCTTGTGCCGCACCCGGTCGGCCGCGGGCGCGCCCGGTGCGGGCCCGGTGGGCACGCTGTGGGAGGCGTACGCCCGGGTGGTCTCCCCACCACTGCCGCTCAGCGCGAAGCCGAGCGCCGTGGTGCCGGCGAGGGCGCTGAATGTACGTCTGCTCAGCTCCAAGGGAGCGCCTCCTGGTCGTGCCGCGCTAGCGCCAGTCCGTCCGTGGGTGTGAGTGGTGTGCCTATTGTGGCGTGGCCATTGTCTACGCCCCAACGCCGCACAATTGTCGTATGAGGATCTCTGCACGGGCGGACTACGCGGTACGGGCGGTGCTGGAGCTTGCCGTGAGGCAGGACGTGGAACCGGTGAAGGCCGAGGCCATCGCTCTGGTCCAGGACATTCCGCACAAGTTCCTTGAGGGGATTCTCGGCGACCTGAGGCGCGGTGGGATCGTCGACAGCAGGCGTGGCGGGGGCGGCGGTTACCGCCTCGCCCGGGAGGCCTCGGCCATCACGGTGGCGGACGTCATCCGTGCGGTCGACGGGCCGATCGTCTCGGTGCGCGGCGAGCGCCCCACCGGTCTGGAGTACACCGGCTCCGCACAGCCGCTGCTCCCGCTGTGGATCGCCCTGCGGGCCAACGTCCGCAAGATCCTGGAGGGCGTCACCATCGCCGACATCGCGGGCGACGCGCTCCCGGAGCCGGTCCAGCAACTCGCGGCCGAACCGGCCGCTTGGGAGAACCCCTGATTCCATGCCTGTGTGACGTGGATCACGGCGAGGGGAAAACCTGCCGCCGGGGCCGGGCGTCTAGCAGGTGTGAGATCAGTCAGAGCAGCGCTGCACGAGATGGACGAGGAGCGTCTCGTCCGGCTGGTGGCCAAAGGCGACCGTGCCGCGTTCGAGGAGCTGTACCGGCGTACGTCGCCGTGGATGGTGGTGCGGCTGCGCCGCCGGTGCGTGGACGAGCAGATCGTCGCGGAGGTCATGCAGGAGACCTACCTGGCGGTGTGGCGTGCGGCAGGTGCGTTCGCCGGGACCGCTGTCGGGGGGACGGCCACCGGCTGGCTGTGGACGATCGCGGCACGCCGCCTGGTCGACGCGTTCCGGCGCAGGGCGCACCACGCGGAGCCGCCGCCGGCCGCCGCCCCGCCCGACGTGGCACCCGCCGCCGAGGAGTTGGCGCTCGCGGAGACCGTCGGCGGTGACGTCGGGGACGCGCTGCGGAGCCTCGCACCGGAGCTGAGACAGGTACTGCAGGCGATGGTGCTCGACGGGCTGTCCGTCCGCGAGACCGCGGTCCTGCTCGGGCTGCCCGAGGGCACGGTCAAGACCCGTGCCCGCCGGGCCCGTATCGAGATGCGGAGGGCGCTGGCATGAGTGTCGAACACGCGTCGAGGCGAATCATCGAGGGATACGTACGCGGCGGCGCGGACCTCTCCGCCGACGAGGTGTGGGCCGTGGAGGCGCATCTGGAGATGTGCCGGGTGTGCCGTGACCGGCTGTCCGCGGCGGTCGGTGCCGGGGCGCCCGACGTGGCGCGGCTCGTCGACACCGTGTGGTCCGGCCTCGAACCCCGACTCGCGGTCACCGCCACGATGCCGCGCCGACGGCGCTGGTCGGCGCGGCTGTCGAGGTGGATGACCCCCACGATGGTGCCGTGGCTGGCCATGGCCGTGGGCGTGACGCTGCTGACCCTGCTGCTCGACCTGGCCTACACCGGTTCCGGCGAGGTGTCGCTGGTGCTGCTGCTCGCCCCGGTGCTGCCCGTGCTCGGCGTCGCGGCGTCCTGGTCGCGCGGTCTGGACCCGGCCTACGAGCTGACGGCCTCGGTGCCCAGGAGCGGGCTCCATCTGGTGCTGCGGCGCACCGTGTCCGTGCTCGGCGTGGTGGTCCCCGCGCTGCTGGTGGGCGGCTGGGCGACGGGAGTGATGGTGGTGCAGTGGTTGCTGCCCTGTCTGGCCTTCACCTC
Encoded proteins:
- a CDS encoding glycoside hydrolase family 35 protein, with product MELSRRTFSALAGTTALGFALSGSGGETTRAYASHSVPTGPAPGAPAADRVRHKVGYDKYSLLVDGRRLVLRSGEMHPFRLPSPSLWRDVLQKMRAHGFNAVSAYVAWNYHSPGPGQYDFTGVRDLDLFLRTATETGLYVILRPGPYINAEVDGGGFPGWLAATAGRARTSDPTYLSYVDEWLTEVNAIAARHLFTKGRGTVLLYQIENEYDAFVDESLGRDYMSHLYKKVRADGIDVPLFHNDKGRNGYWAPGSFNTGGEERGWLYGFDGYPDPAQAPPDWGDFGEGGLKGGATASPRTPGFIPEFGGGWFDPWGGATFDGKGYAEARYTRDAAYERRFQLTNLANGITVHNVYMTFGGTSWGWLPAPQVYTSYDYGAAIDEARRQTPKLAPVHQLGHLLGTVPDFAKLDRADAVRAEDERLKVYHLTNPDTGSQVYVVRNDTDAPITTTVPAAGIDVAFTVAAHDARLLTANLQLGGRTLKYATAQPMMYLKVGRMDVAVFTAPHGEMAQVLLECPEEPLVTRGDAEPAWNYDLGVLRITAPMGVGGLARVRIEAGGSDTPLLVVLADDAAALRLFPVDTPTGTVLVYGPSLVREATLDGVTAHLTGDTVEGTGMEVWAPRGIGRITWNGRPLRTSVTPMGSLRADMPATPGQLPVPAVGEVRLPALGGWRRRTENFESAPDYDDSGWTTADRTGSYSVTPVPKGGPVLFADDYGFHYGDVWYRGRLTDADDLESVSLAYSTGTQGLLMAWLDGEPLGTHRMPVPDKSTARKGSWTATATFEVPPAAEESPRVLSVLVRRMAHDMDGGSADSHKVARGLTEVTFKGGSPKASWRIQGETTSDPVRGPLNNGGLYGERKGWHLPGFAEDGWEAAELPRADRLQGVTWYRTTFRLAVDAGIDASVGLTLDDDPQRAYRVQIFLNGWNMGQYVNDVGPQHTFVLPNGILRTRGTNTLALAVLSDGTTESGPRDVRLTAMGASAGGVPVTPVDSPGR
- a CDS encoding RrF2 family transcriptional regulator; its protein translation is MRISARADYAVRAVLELAVRQDVEPVKAEAIALVQDIPHKFLEGILGDLRRGGIVDSRRGGGGGYRLAREASAITVADVIRAVDGPIVSVRGERPTGLEYTGSAQPLLPLWIALRANVRKILEGVTIADIAGDALPEPVQQLAAEPAAWENP
- a CDS encoding RNA polymerase sigma factor; protein product: MDEERLVRLVAKGDRAAFEELYRRTSPWMVVRLRRRCVDEQIVAEVMQETYLAVWRAAGAFAGTAVGGTATGWLWTIAARRLVDAFRRRAHHAEPPPAAAPPDVAPAAEELALAETVGGDVGDALRSLAPELRQVLQAMVLDGLSVRETAVLLGLPEGTVKTRARRARIEMRRALA
- a CDS encoding zf-HC2 domain-containing protein, with product MSVEHASRRIIEGYVRGGADLSADEVWAVEAHLEMCRVCRDRLSAAVGAGAPDVARLVDTVWSGLEPRLAVTATMPRRRRWSARLSRWMTPTMVPWLAMAVGVTLLTLLLDLAYTGSGEVSLVLLLAPVLPVLGVAASWSRGLDPAYELTASVPRSGLHLVLRRTVSVLGVVVPALLVGGWATGVMVVQWLLPCLAFTSTTLALGGVIGVTRAAFVLAAVWAGVVVAPTLATSRTTFALQTGGLPAWGLILALGVGVVIARRGAYTLLGAHR